One genomic window of Gracilinema caldarium DSM 7334 includes the following:
- the pepT gene encoding peptidase T: MSTFAQRLADTDMVDRLLPRFTRYVQVWTTSDRHIAETPSTPGQWDLAKMLVDELKGLGIEQVELTDHCYVIARLPATPGYELAPTIGFMAHIDTASDVSGKDVHPIITKSYDGSVIPLKDGIQLDPAQDEALAKRIGDTIIHTDGTTLLGADDKAGIAEIMAVIDYLQSHTDIVHGPLEIVFSPDEETGKGLPEFPLSQFKAKAFYTLDGGPAGELEAECFTAYKIDVLCHGKAIHIGQARGKLANATMMAAIYATMLPRSESPEATDGYYGYYCPIEIKGDLEEASLEIYIRDFDQKEIERRLAALELFGKTVEALFPGGRVEVKPQLQYINMKEKIDEHPKVLELLEKAAERAGVQAYLKPIRGGTDGSRLTQMGIPTPNVYTGGHNYHSRTEWASLSDMVAAARTVLELVQLWAHEKT, translated from the coding sequence ATGAGTACGTTTGCACAACGATTAGCGGATACCGACATGGTAGACCGCCTGCTCCCCCGGTTCACCCGGTATGTCCAGGTATGGACCACCAGTGACCGACATATTGCGGAAACCCCTTCCACCCCGGGCCAGTGGGATCTGGCGAAAATGCTTGTGGATGAGCTTAAGGGGCTTGGTATAGAACAGGTTGAACTCACCGATCATTGCTATGTGATTGCTCGGCTCCCCGCTACACCGGGCTATGAACTGGCACCCACCATCGGTTTTATGGCCCATATAGATACCGCCAGCGATGTAAGCGGCAAGGACGTTCATCCCATCATTACCAAAAGCTATGATGGTTCGGTCATTCCCCTCAAGGATGGTATACAACTGGATCCCGCGCAGGACGAAGCCCTGGCCAAACGAATTGGGGACACGATTATCCACACCGATGGAACCACCCTCCTTGGGGCCGATGACAAGGCTGGTATAGCAGAAATCATGGCGGTGATCGACTACCTCCAGAGCCATACAGACATTGTCCATGGTCCCCTGGAAATCGTCTTTTCCCCCGATGAAGAAACCGGCAAGGGCCTGCCTGAGTTCCCCCTCTCACAATTTAAAGCAAAGGCCTTTTACACCCTCGATGGCGGGCCAGCAGGAGAACTGGAAGCAGAGTGCTTTACCGCCTATAAGATCGATGTGCTCTGTCATGGTAAGGCTATTCATATCGGGCAGGCCCGGGGAAAGCTCGCCAACGCCACCATGATGGCCGCTATCTATGCGACCATGCTCCCCCGTTCAGAAAGCCCTGAGGCTACCGACGGCTACTATGGCTATTACTGCCCCATTGAAATTAAAGGGGATCTCGAAGAGGCTTCACTGGAAATCTACATCCGCGACTTTGACCAAAAGGAAATAGAGCGGCGGCTTGCGGCATTAGAGCTTTTTGGTAAAACCGTTGAGGCCCTCTTTCCTGGCGGAAGGGTCGAAGTAAAACCCCAGCTTCAGTACATCAATATGAAAGAAAAGATTGATGAACACCCCAAAGTTCTTGAGCTGTTAGAAAAGGCTGCGGAACGGGCAGGGGTACAGGCCTACCTGAAACCAATCCGGGGCGGCACCGACGGTTCCCGGCTTACCCAGATGGGCATTCCAACCCCCAATGTGTATACCGGCGGACACAACTACCACAGCAGAACCGAATGGGCATCCCTTTCAGATATGGTGGCCGCGGCAAGAACCGTACTGGAACTGGTTCAGCTCTGGGCTCACGAGAAAACCTGA